One window of the Pieris brassicae chromosome 2, ilPieBrab1.1, whole genome shotgun sequence genome contains the following:
- the LOC123720735 gene encoding uncharacterized protein LOC123720735 — MKSILILSCVIATVYSGPIAQEDSVLKLVTSNFVNCMNSDLNLCLKEHALKATERLGSVRKLNIIDGLTIYNNGPRESRSFEALSSEPEERNKQLTERLWESTTDLLQKSDLEVSFAGGDDEEEESRSIDDAVEESRGKKKKQLKKKLKLLIPLAILAKVKAVALIVIALLVIAASLFKLAVLAKIAFIAKVIAIIKALIAKKHAQEEHTWVSHEEHPQISHGGWGEQGGWSRSRTEANNLAYSAYQQ, encoded by the exons ATGAAGTCCATTCTCATTTTGTCGTGTGTTATAGCAACAGTGTATTCTGGGCCTATCGCCCAAGAAGACTCGGTTCTTAAATTAGTAACCAGCAACTTTGTGAATTGTATGAATAGTGATTTAAATTTGTGCTTAAAG gaACATGCACTCAAAGCCACTGAACGTCTCGGCTCAGTTCGTAAGCTGAACATCATTGATGGTCTTACCATTTACAACAATGGCCCTCGGGAATCTAGAAGCTTCGAAGCTTTATCCTCAGAACCCGAAGAAAGAAACAAGCAACTGACTGAAAGACTATGGGAGAGTACCACGGATCTGTTGCAGAAGAGCGATTTGGAAGTCAGCTTTGCTGGTGGTGATGATGAAGAGGAAGAATCTCGGTCTATTGATGATG CAGTCGAAGAAAGCCGTGGAAAGAAGAAGAAGCAGCTCAAGAAGAAGTTGAAGCTCCTCATTCCCCTCGCTATCCTCGCTAAAGTGAAAGCTGTAGCCCTAATTGTCATCGCTCTCCTGGTAATCGCCGCATCACTTTTCAAACTGGCCGTTCTCGCCAAGATTGCCTTTATTGCCAAGGTCATTGCAATCATTAAAGCCTTGATCGCAAAGAAGCATGCCCAAGAAGAACACACCTGGGTGTCTCATGAGGAGCACCCTCAAATTTCCCATGGAGGTTGGGGCGAGCAAGGTGGTTGGTCCCGCTCAAGAACGGAAGCCAACAACCTGGCCTATTCCGCCTACCAACAGTAA
- the LOC123720542 gene encoding uncharacterized protein LOC123720542: protein MWKIIACVALLALVKSSPVEYGIGENIVGAVSECVDNDTSLCLKEKALKVTEKLAITKDVNIIDGLALVNTGSARSARSYEQLSADPKERESQLEERIVNNVGDFLDNHVLQLRLSDDSEESRGLDEEGRGKKKNKKKLKQLLPILLLLKLKMAALIPLFLGIIAFVAVKAVFLGKIAFAVQAVSLIRRLLSKNNQSSGNAISYAPAHAEEHPGYSYEPAGAGGWSRKVNDAQSMAYAGQLTN from the exons ATGTGGAAGATAATAGCATGTGTTGCCTTACTGGCTTTAGTGAAGAGTAGTCCAGTCGAATATGGAATTGGTGAAAATATCGTTGGTGCTGTTTCGGAATGTGTAGACAACGACACATCACTGTGTTTGAAG GAAAAAGCGTTAAAAGTTACTGAAAAATTAGCCATAACGAAAGATGTCAACATCATCGATGGATTGGCCTTAGTCAACACTGGATCAGCAAGATCAGCTAGAAGTTACGAACAGTTGTCTGCCGATCCCAAAGAGAGGGAATCTCAACTGGAAGAGAGAATTGTAAACAATGTTGGTGACTTTTTGGACAACCACGTACTTCAGTTGCGATTGTCTGACGATTCTGAAGAGTCACGAGGATTGGATGAGGAAG gCCGTGGTAAGAAGAAGAACAAGAAGAAGCTCAAGCAGCTGTTGCCAATTCTTCTCCTCTTGAAACTGAAGATGGCTGCTCTTATTCCTCTCTTCCTTGGGATCATTGCATTTGTCGCTGTCAAAGCTGTGTTCCTCGGAAAAATCGCATTCGCGGTCCAAGCCGTTTCCCTTATCCGACGACTTTTATCCAAAAACAACCAATCCTCTGGAAACGCCATCTCATATGCTCCAGCTCATGCTGAGGAGCATCCGGGCTACTCTTACGAACCAGCTGGAGCTGGTGGCTGGAGTAGAAAGGTCAACGATGCCCAAAGCATGGCATACGCCGGTCAATTAACAAACTAG
- the LOC123720548 gene encoding uncharacterized protein LOC123720548, with the protein MKAFVFLCVVAAAAAMPTKEDGVMEKFVSTLRDCVDTDTMLCLKEKAMKFTENLAVAKELNLVDGVNFARTGSPRSARSYDPLPDEPKARELQMEERIMDNVVDFLDSHVLQLRMPKAFTEDNSIEEEGRGKKKKKLKKLLPILALIKLKLTALIPLFLGIIAFAVFKAYLLGKVAFIAAAFGALKKLLDSKNSKSSGWSEPAHEEHGWESGGGGGGWGRSQDAQNMAYGGHIKQA; encoded by the exons ATGAAAGCATTCGTCTTTCTATGCGTTGTGGCGGCGGCGGCCGCGATGCCGACAAAAGAAGATGGGGTCATGGAGAAGTTTGTCTCAACGCTGCGAGACTGTGTGGATACGGATACCATGCTGTGTTTAAAG GAAAAAGCCATGAAATTCACGGAAAACTTGGCTGTGGCCAAAGAGCTGAATCTGGTAGATGGTGTCAACTTCGCCAGGACCGGTTCACCAAGGTCAGCCAGGAGCTATGATCCTTTGCCCGATGAGCCAAAAGCCAGAGAGCTTCAGATGGAAGAGAGAATTATGGACAACGTTGTGGACTTCCTGGACAGCCACGTTCTACAGCTGAGAATGCCTAAAGCTTTCACTGAAGATAACTCTATTGAAGAAGAAG GTCGTGgcaagaagaagaagaagttgAAGAAGCTCCTCCCCATCCTTGCTCTCATTAAACTGAAGTTAACTGCTCTGATCCCTCTCTTCTTGGGTATCATTGCTTTCGCAGTATTCAAGGCTTACCTCCTCGGAAAGGTTGCATTCATTGCTGCTGCCTTCGGAGCCCTGAAGAAACTTCTTGATTCAAAGAATAGCAAGAGCAGTGGCTGGTCAGAACCAGCTCATGAAGAGCATGGCTGGGAAAGCGGTGGTGGTGGCGGCGGATGGGGAAGGTCCCAGGACGCCCAAAACATGGCGTATGGAGGCCACATTAAACAAGCATAA